From the Vulpes lagopus strain Blue_001 chromosome 15, ASM1834538v1, whole genome shotgun sequence genome, one window contains:
- the UCP3 gene encoding mitochondrial uncoupling protein 3, which yields MVGLKPSEVPPTTAVKFLGAGTAACFADLLTFPLDTAKVRLQIQGENQTTQAARRIQYRGVLGTILTMVRTEGPRSPYNGLVAGLQRQMSFASIRIGLYDSVKQFYTPKGSDHSSITTRILAGCTTGAMAVSCAQPTDVVKVRFQASIHLGAGSNRKYSGTMDAYRTIAREEGVRGLWKGTLPNITRNAIVNCAEMVTYDIIKEKLLDYHLLTDNFPCHFISAFGAGFCATVVASPVDVVKTRYMNSPPGQYRSPLDCMLKMVTQEGPTAFYKGFTPSFLRLGTWNVVMFVTYEQLKRALMKVQMLRESPF from the exons ATGGTTGGACTAAAGCCTTCAGAGGTACCCCCTACCACAGCTGTGAAATTCCTGGGGGCAGGCACAGCGGCCTGTTTTGCTGATCTCCTCACCTTTCCACTGGACACAGCCAAGGTTCGCCTGCAG ATCCAGGGGGAGAACCAGACGACACAGGCAGCCCGGAGAATCCAATACCGCGGTGTGCTGGGCACCATCCTGACCATGGTGCGCACCGAGGGCCCCCGCAGCCCCTACAACGGGCTGGTCGCCGGCCTGCAGCGCCAGATGAGCTTTGCCTCCATCCGCATTGGCCTCTATGACTCTGTCAAGCAGTTCTACACCCCCAAAGGATCAGACC aCTCCAGCATCACTACACGGATTTTGGCAGGCTGCACCACAGGAGCCATGGCAGTATCATGTGCCCAGCCCACAGATGTGGTGAAGGTCCGATTTCAGGCCAGCATACACCTTGGGGCAGGGAGCAACAGGAAGTACAGTGGGACAATGGATGCCTACAGGACCATCGCCAGGGAAGAAGGGGTCAGGGGCCTATGGAAAG GAACTTTGCCCAACATCACAAGGAATGCCATCGTCAACTGTGCTGAGATGGTGACCTATGACATCATCAAGGAGAAGCTGCTAGACTATCATCTGCTCACTG ACAATTTCCCCTGCCACTTTATTTCTGCCTTTGGAGCCGGTTTCTGTGCCACAGTAGTGGCCTCCCCAGTGGATGTGGTGAAGACCCGGTACATGAACTCGCCCCCAGGCCAATACCGCAGCCCCCTAGACTGTATGCTGAAGATGGTGACCCAAGAGGGCCCCACAGCCTTCTATAAGGG ATTTACACCATCCTTTTTGCGTTTGGGAACCTGGAATGTGGTGATGTTTGTGACCTATGAGCAGCTGAAACGGGCCTTGATGAAAGTCCAGATGCTACGGGAATCTCCATTCTGA